From one Brachypodium distachyon strain Bd21 chromosome 4, Brachypodium_distachyon_v3.0, whole genome shotgun sequence genomic stretch:
- the LOC100845330 gene encoding guanylate kinase 1: MGEEVPDFCNEKVILEAKDFRTATTVGDKTYVISTLDDGPKSTNSIRILDKLTQTWIVPTVLGTQPIHFEAHSAILVNDDRVLVVAKNGAPLIDSIWFLEVNTSFVKQQCKIRGTEVVAWSKGVLGRGQKPVVISGPSGVGKGTLIAKLMNDSPSRFGFSVSHTTRAPREQEIDGVHYHFTERRKMEKEISEGKFLEFANVHGNLYGTSIEAVEAVTDEGKRCILDIDVQGAQSVRDSSLEALFIFVCPPSFEELEKRLRARGTETEEQIQKRLRNAKAELDQSNTPGLFDHFLVNDDLETCYENLKKLLLLDDGSCVSDYSCSTTDSKAMTYYTVLSKTDSEVLLQPETGKVEKGTTSMLSLDLSSLSGGAPGGTRGIKICSVNKG; this comes from the exons ATG GGTGAAGAGGTACCAGACTTTTGTAATGAGAAAGTCATCTTGGAAGCCAAGGATTTCAGGACAGCCACAACTGTTGGTGATAAGACT TATGTGATCAGCACATTGGATGATGGGCCCAAGTCAACCAATAGCATTAGAATTCTGGATAAATTAACTCAAACTTG GATTGTGCCTACAGTACTTGGGACACAACCTATTCATTTTGAGGCACATTCTGCCATTCTGGTTAATGACGATAGGGTACTAGTAGTTGCCAAGAATGGTGCCCCACTAATTGACTCAATCTGGTTTCTTGAG GTGAACACCTCCTTTGTTAAGCAGCAGTGCAAGATAAGAGGCACAGAAGTTGTTGCCTGGAGCAAGGGAGTCCTAGGCAGGGGTCAAAAGCCAGTGGTGATTAGTGGGCCTTCTGGTGTTGGTAAAGGCACATTAATTGCTAAACTAATGAATGATTCCCCATCAAGATTTGGATTTTCTGTTAGCCATACCACAAGAGCTCCAAGGGAGCAGGAAATAGACGGAGTCCACTACCACTTTACAGAGCGAAGGAAGATGGAGAAAGAGATAAGTGAGGGAAAATTTCTTGAGTTTGCTAACGTCCATGGAAATTTGTATGGCACCAGTATTGAAGCAGTTGAAGCTGTAACAGATGAGGGGAAG AGGTGTATTCTCGACATTGACGTCCAAGGAGCTCAATCTGTGAGGGATTCTTCTCTTGAAGCACTATTCATCTTTGTATGCCCTCCATCATTTGAAGAACTGGAGAAGCGCCTCCGGGCACG GGGAACAGAAACTGAAGAACAAATCCAGAAACGGCTGAGAAATGCCAAGGCAGAGCTTGATCAGTCCAATACACCAGGTCTTTTCGATCATTTTTTGGTGAATGACGACCTGGAAACATGCTATGAGAACTTGAAG AAGTTACTTCTGTTGGATGATGGAAGTTGTGTTTCAGATTATTCTTGCT CCACCACGGATAGCAAAGCCATGACATATTATACAGTTCTATCTAAAACAGATTCAGAAGTTCTACTGCAACCTGAGACTGGGAAAGTAGAAAAAGGAACTACAAGCAT GCTTTCACTTGACCTGTCTTCGCTTTCGGGCGGCGCTCCTGGAGGTACACGGGGCATTAAGATATGCTCAGTTAACAAAGGTTAA